The nucleotide window AATAACTTCTATGTCTAGTGCTCGAATATAGGCATCGATTTCCCGCCCACAACAAAGTCCCCACACTTGAATATGAGTATGGGATATGATCTTCTAAATATACCTACCAAAAACATTCAAAGGAAAACTTGAACGTTTATACCTATATCCGATGCAGTTGGTCCGGATAACAAAGATAATGCTTGCTCTTGAAGTCGACAAAGTGAAGCACTATAAACTTTTCTATCTAAAATTGATATTTAGAATGTACTCCACCAATGAAAAAGTTTTAGTTGTTGAAGTTTAGTACTTACATTGGCAAGAATTCAGGCCATGCAATGTGCACACATCACCTCCATGTACAACACTTAATTTCGTTGCATCTTCTTCATTGAAAAAGTTTTGAAGTAAAAAACCAAGGATTCCAACATGGTTCCAAGCACCATCATGCTCCCATATCGTGCAATTGTCATGAATCCGTGCAGATAATTGATCTCTTCGGATACAGatatagtgaataaattatatgatTAAAAAGAACATAGATATAGAATACTATAATTAAGGACAAATTAAGTTACCTATCAAGACATGATATCTAGTGCGAAAC belongs to Gossypium arboreum isolate Shixiya-1 chromosome 7, ASM2569848v2, whole genome shotgun sequence and includes:
- the LOC108453746 gene encoding uncharacterized protein LOC108453746 isoform X1 — encoded protein: MKGEREAGRVLAFGYVSKEETTWTWISNGEMVKLWDPQMSACLQISRDQLSARIHDNCTIWEHDGAWNHVGILGFLLQNFFNEEDATKLSVVHGGDVCTLHGLNSCQCIFRRSYPILIFKCGDFVVGGKSMPIFEH
- the LOC108453746 gene encoding uncharacterized protein LOC108453746 isoform X2 — its product is MVSKEETTWTWISNGEMVKLWDPQMSACLQISRDQLSARIHDNCTIWEHDGAWNHVGILGFLLQNFFNEEDATKLSVVHGGDVCTLHGLNSCQCIFRRSYPILIFKCGDFVVGGKSMPIFEH